The Paenibacillus macerans genome includes a window with the following:
- a CDS encoding YaiI/YqxD family protein, producing the protein MRVVVDGDSCPVKAEIAETAGRYGVQVVMVSSYDHTLQPADGVAVIQVDRSSQSADLYIANHVVKGDIVVTQDYGLAALVLAKSCSSLSPRGEIFHPGNIDRLLERRHAHAKARRGGQRHKGPKPFTNEDRKHFAEVLSKLLEHMQENV; encoded by the coding sequence ATGCGCGTTGTCGTGGACGGCGACTCCTGCCCGGTAAAGGCGGAGATCGCCGAAACGGCCGGCCGCTACGGCGTTCAGGTGGTGATGGTTTCTTCCTATGACCACACGCTGCAGCCGGCGGACGGAGTTGCCGTCATTCAGGTGGACCGGAGCAGTCAGAGCGCCGATTTGTATATCGCGAACCATGTCGTGAAGGGAGACATCGTCGTCACCCAGGATTACGGTCTTGCCGCGCTGGTACTGGCCAAATCCTGCTCCAGCTTGTCGCCGCGCGGCGAAATCTTTCATCCGGGGAACATCGACCGTTTGCTGGAGCGGCGGCATGCTCACGCCAAAGCAAGGCGCGGAGGGCAGCGCCACAAAGGGCCGAAGCCATTTACGAACGAGGATCGCAAACATTTTGCCGAAGTGCTGTCAAAACTTTTGGAACATATGCAGGAGAATGTATAG
- the dnaG gene encoding DNA primase, whose product MSTGRGIPEEVIEAVLRQHDIVDTVSKHVHLTKQGKYMKGLCPFHSEKTPSFTVTPERQIFHCYGCGKGGNAIKFRMEIEGLTFPEAVRIMAEEAHIPFEDKGRSFGDSPQNRELEQLLQAHEWTSKFYHYLLKNTEYGKPAMEYLKSRGFTDKAIDTFQIGYAPARWDTLVQFLDKRSFDLGAMEKGGLLSSKQDGSGFVDRFRDRVIFPLHNRSGKVIAFAGRVLGEGQPKYLNSPESKLFSKSRTLYNLHQAKNEIRKSRQIVLFEGYGDVISAWEAGVHNGVATMGTALTESHASIMRSLADEVLVCYDGDQAGQAAALKSIPILENAGFQVRIALLSEGLDPDEFIRKYGAERFKHQVLDGAVSSVKFRLIYLKKNHILLEEDGKVAYIKEAMPIIAALASPSEREIYLKELSADLQVSFDSLKQECNELRTAMQKKANAGDNKPERWNNGRHKKGQASMPALLPAYQVAERRLLSFMLQDEEVARYVGDRLGTNFNIEDHVAIAAYLYAYYAQGKTPDASRFISSLQDERLERTVISIAMTDTPEEWTTQELDDCIREIRKVPLLAQIKQKKEEMVSAERAGDFMRAAQIASEIIALERQ is encoded by the coding sequence ATGAGCACCGGACGCGGCATTCCGGAAGAAGTCATCGAGGCCGTCTTGCGGCAGCATGATATCGTCGACACGGTCAGCAAGCACGTTCATCTGACAAAACAGGGCAAGTACATGAAGGGGCTTTGTCCGTTTCATTCGGAGAAAACCCCGTCTTTTACGGTAACCCCCGAACGTCAAATCTTCCACTGTTACGGTTGCGGCAAGGGCGGAAACGCCATCAAGTTCAGGATGGAAATCGAAGGATTAACTTTTCCCGAAGCCGTCCGGATCATGGCGGAAGAGGCGCATATTCCTTTTGAAGACAAAGGAAGAAGCTTTGGGGATTCGCCGCAAAACCGGGAATTGGAGCAGCTCTTGCAAGCCCATGAATGGACCTCCAAGTTCTATCACTATTTGCTGAAAAATACGGAATACGGCAAACCGGCCATGGAGTATTTGAAATCGCGCGGTTTTACCGATAAAGCGATCGATACGTTCCAAATCGGTTACGCCCCGGCCAGATGGGATACGCTGGTTCAGTTTTTGGACAAGCGTTCTTTCGATCTCGGCGCGATGGAGAAAGGCGGACTGTTGTCCTCGAAACAGGATGGGAGCGGGTTTGTCGACCGGTTTCGCGATCGGGTCATTTTTCCTTTGCACAACCGGAGCGGTAAAGTCATAGCCTTTGCCGGCAGGGTACTTGGCGAAGGGCAGCCGAAATATTTGAATTCCCCGGAAAGCAAGCTGTTCAGCAAAAGCCGGACGCTTTACAATTTGCATCAGGCGAAAAACGAAATCCGGAAATCGCGGCAAATTGTGTTGTTTGAGGGTTATGGCGATGTGATCAGCGCTTGGGAGGCGGGGGTTCATAACGGAGTGGCCACGATGGGAACCGCGTTGACGGAAAGCCACGCGTCGATCATGAGAAGTCTGGCGGACGAGGTCCTGGTGTGCTACGACGGGGATCAGGCCGGACAAGCCGCCGCGCTCAAGAGTATTCCGATTTTGGAGAACGCCGGTTTTCAGGTCAGAATCGCGCTGCTCAGCGAGGGGCTCGATCCCGACGAGTTTATCCGTAAATACGGGGCGGAACGATTCAAACATCAAGTGTTGGACGGCGCCGTCTCATCCGTCAAATTTAGGCTTATATATCTGAAAAAAAACCATATACTGCTAGAAGAAGACGGAAAGGTCGCTTACATCAAAGAAGCGATGCCCATTATCGCGGCGCTGGCTTCGCCAAGCGAACGCGAGATATATTTGAAGGAATTGTCCGCCGATTTGCAGGTGTCCTTCGACAGTTTGAAGCAGGAATGCAACGAACTTAGAACAGCCATGCAAAAAAAGGCAAACGCCGGGGATAATAAGCCCGAAAGGTGGAATAATGGTAGGCATAAAAAAGGGCAGGCTTCCATGCCGGCTCTGCTGCCCGCTTATCAGGTGGCGGAACGGAGATTGCTTTCTTTTATGCTGCAGGACGAAGAAGTGGCCCGTTATGTGGGCGATCGTCTTGGCACCAATTTTAACATCGAAGATCATGTGGCGATTGCCGCTTATCTATACGCCTATTACGCGCAGGGAAAAACCCCGGATGCCAGCCGGTTTATCTCCTCGCTTCAGGATGAACGGCTTGAGCGGACGGTTATCTCGATCGCCATGACGGATACGCCGGAGGAATGGACGACGCAAGAGCTGGACGATTGCATTCGGGAGATCCGCAAAGTGCCGCTTCTCGCGCAAATCAAGCAAAAGAAGGAAGAAATGGTGTCCGCGGAACGAGCCGGGGATTTTATGCGTGCGGCGCAAATTGCAAGTGAGATTATTGCCCTAGAGAGACAGTAA
- the rpoD gene encoding RNA polymerase sigma factor RpoD, with product MTNDQHTELETELTLDQVKDQLIEQGKKRSSLSYKEIMEKLSPFDQDPEQMDEFYEQLADLGIDVTGDGDEEHRRGDEDAAHDDDFNFDDDLSLPPGIKINDPVRMYLKEIGRVPLLSADDEMELAKRIENGDEEAKRRLAEANLRLVVSIAKRYVGRGMLFLDLIQEGNMGLIKAVEKFDHKKGFKFSTYATWWIRQAITRAIADQARTIRIPVHMVETINKLIRVSRQLLQELGREPAPEEIAAEMDLSVEKVREIMKIAQEPVSLETPIGEEDDSHLGDFIEDHEALAPADAAAYELLKEQLEDVLDTLTEREENVLRLRFGLDDGRTRTLEEVGKVFGVTRERIRQIEAKALRKLRHPSRSKRLKDFLE from the coding sequence ATGACGAATGACCAGCATACTGAACTAGAAACTGAATTGACGCTGGACCAGGTAAAGGATCAGCTGATTGAGCAAGGCAAGAAAAGATCTTCATTATCATATAAAGAAATTATGGAGAAGCTCTCGCCCTTCGACCAGGATCCGGAACAAATGGACGAATTTTATGAACAATTGGCGGATTTGGGCATCGACGTTACGGGTGACGGCGATGAAGAGCATCGGCGCGGGGACGAGGATGCCGCGCATGATGACGATTTTAACTTTGACGATGATTTGAGCCTGCCGCCGGGCATCAAAATCAACGACCCTGTCCGCATGTACCTGAAGGAAATCGGCCGGGTTCCCCTGCTTTCCGCAGATGATGAAATGGAATTGGCCAAACGGATCGAAAACGGGGATGAGGAAGCCAAACGCCGCCTGGCCGAAGCGAATCTCCGCCTCGTGGTGAGCATCGCCAAGCGCTATGTAGGGCGCGGAATGCTGTTCCTCGATCTCATTCAGGAAGGCAATATGGGCCTCATTAAAGCGGTCGAGAAATTCGACCACAAAAAAGGCTTTAAATTCAGCACGTACGCAACGTGGTGGATTCGCCAGGCGATTACGCGGGCGATTGCCGACCAGGCCAGAACGATCCGGATTCCGGTTCACATGGTGGAGACGATCAACAAGCTGATCCGCGTCTCCCGCCAGCTGCTGCAGGAGCTGGGACGCGAACCCGCGCCGGAAGAAATCGCCGCCGAGATGGATCTAAGCGTCGAGAAAGTTCGTGAAATCATGAAAATCGCCCAGGAACCGGTATCGTTGGAAACACCGATCGGGGAAGAGGACGATTCCCATCTGGGAGATTTTATCGAAGACCATGAAGCTTTGGCCCCGGCGGACGCCGCCGCTTACGAACTCCTGAAGGAACAATTGGAGGACGTCTTGGATACGCTCACGGAACGGGAGGAGAACGTGCTTCGGCTTCGGTTCGGACTGGACGACGGACGGACGAGAACGCTGGAGGAAGTCGGCAAGGTGTTCGGCGTAACGCGGGAGAGAATCCGGCAAATTGAAGCAAAGGCGCTCCGCAAGCTGCGCCATCCGAGCCGCAGCAAGCGGTTGAAGGATTTTCTCGAATAA
- a CDS encoding tRNA (adenine(22)-N(1))-methyltransferase — protein sequence MRLSARLQLISDLLPKGCRFADIGSDHALLPVSAVQSGRAAFAVAGEVNDGPLEAARRQVAEAGETQRISVRKGDGLAVIAPGEVDAITIAGMGGALIVSILSGGKPKLAGVKRLVLQPNVGEELVRRWLAENDWYLAEEAILEEDGKIYEVMMAESAADAAARNAQLYAERELTDHEGRGIALAKDLLYLMGPRLTLKPDDVFLKKWESEIRKLEKIRRSVASSALEASREKEEELGRLTEQLQEVLACLQKVKR from the coding sequence ATGAGATTGTCCGCAAGATTGCAGCTAATATCCGATCTGCTGCCAAAGGGCTGCCGTTTTGCCGATATCGGGTCGGATCACGCCTTGCTGCCGGTATCGGCGGTGCAGAGCGGGCGGGCCGCATTTGCCGTGGCCGGCGAGGTCAACGACGGGCCGCTGGAGGCGGCCAGACGCCAGGTCGCCGAGGCCGGGGAGACGCAGCGGATTTCCGTCCGCAAGGGAGACGGGCTGGCCGTCATCGCTCCCGGCGAAGTGGACGCGATTACGATCGCGGGCATGGGCGGAGCCTTGATCGTTTCGATTTTGAGCGGCGGCAAACCCAAGCTTGCAGGGGTTAAGCGGCTGGTGCTGCAGCCGAATGTAGGCGAAGAGCTCGTGCGCCGCTGGCTTGCCGAAAACGATTGGTACCTGGCCGAAGAGGCTATTTTGGAGGAAGACGGCAAAATATACGAAGTGATGATGGCGGAGTCGGCTGCCGATGCCGCGGCGCGGAATGCCCAGCTGTACGCGGAGCGCGAATTGACCGATCATGAGGGGCGGGGAATCGCGCTTGCGAAGGATTTGCTTTATTTGATGGGACCGCGGCTGACGCTTAAACCGGACGATGTTTTTTTAAAGAAATGGGAATCGGAAATCCGCAAGCTGGAAAAGATCCGCCGTTCGGTGGCCTCATCCGCCTTGGAAGCGTCCCGGGAAAAGGAAGAAGAACTGGGGCGGCTTACGGAACAACTCCAGGAGGTGCTGGCATGTTTGCAAAAGGTCAAACGGTAA
- a CDS encoding Nif3-like dinuclear metal center hexameric protein: MFAKGQTVIQYMEQLAPKHVAMEGDKIGLQLGSLQKEIKNVLIALDVNEAVADEAIAAGADLIIAHHAIIYRPLANLQSDTPMGKVYEKLIKNDIAVYIAHTNLDVTDGGMNDWMAEALDIESAAPLEDLHTDNLYKLVVFVPKDHHEKVLDAMLGAGAGAIGNYSHCSFNIEGYGTFKPGEGTDPYIGAQGKLEKVEEIRIETVVPQSLRSKVIQAMLKQHPYEEVAYDLYPMELKGRTLGLGRVGKLREPVTLEDFVQRVKERLDVPMVRVVGDLKRPVRKAAVLGGSGGRYWKQAQFRGADVLVTGDVDYHTAQDALMAGIAIVDPGHNAEKIMKRKVAKWLTEKLNEGKYDTKVHVSAIDTEPFVFM; this comes from the coding sequence ATGTTTGCAAAAGGTCAAACGGTAATTCAATACATGGAGCAGCTTGCTCCGAAACATGTGGCGATGGAAGGCGATAAAATCGGGCTGCAGCTCGGCAGCCTGCAAAAGGAAATCAAAAACGTACTGATCGCTTTGGACGTCAACGAGGCGGTAGCGGATGAAGCGATCGCCGCAGGCGCCGATTTGATCATCGCCCACCATGCGATTATATACCGCCCGCTTGCCAATCTGCAGAGCGATACGCCGATGGGCAAAGTGTACGAGAAGCTGATCAAAAACGATATCGCGGTGTACATCGCCCATACGAACCTGGATGTGACGGACGGCGGGATGAACGACTGGATGGCCGAAGCCTTGGACATCGAAAGCGCCGCGCCGCTGGAGGACCTGCATACCGACAACCTGTATAAGCTGGTCGTGTTCGTCCCCAAGGACCATCATGAAAAGGTGCTGGACGCAATGCTGGGCGCCGGAGCGGGCGCTATCGGCAACTACAGCCACTGCAGCTTCAACATCGAGGGATACGGCACGTTCAAGCCCGGCGAAGGCACCGACCCCTATATCGGGGCGCAGGGCAAGCTGGAGAAGGTGGAGGAAATCCGCATCGAAACCGTCGTTCCGCAGAGCCTGCGCAGCAAAGTGATTCAGGCGATGCTGAAGCAGCATCCTTACGAGGAGGTCGCCTACGACCTGTATCCGATGGAGCTCAAAGGACGGACGCTGGGGCTTGGCCGCGTCGGCAAGCTGCGGGAACCGGTCACGCTGGAAGACTTCGTGCAGCGGGTTAAAGAGCGGCTGGACGTGCCGATGGTGCGCGTTGTCGGCGATCTGAAGCGGCCGGTCCGCAAAGCCGCCGTGCTGGGCGGATCGGGGGGCCGTTATTGGAAGCAGGCGCAGTTCCGCGGCGCCGATGTGCTCGTCACCGGTGACGTTGATTACCATACGGCTCAGGACGCCTTGATGGCCGGGATCGCCATCGTCGATCCGGGGCACAACGCCGAAAAAATCATGAAGCGGAAAGTGGCAAAGTGGCTGACGGAGAAGCTTAATGAAGGCAAATATGACACCAAGGTGCATGTTTCCGCCATCGATACGGAACCGTTCGTATTTATGTAG
- a CDS encoding S8 family peptidase, whose amino-acid sequence MNWRRWAAIGLTGAAAIAAISLFPRTDNDARPRNQIAKLSVPKPAEEQQLKQNMLRRDVTATERLYRLDAKGHLRTLASDFAQAPSGKLPNSARELQKDHKQFQAIFWYDAENRQEKQFRRADFRPDPAVKEQLDTYVSYARKALNKAKSYESPVFPAKQPKYFVSAEPAKTGKKGVIAIMDAGILSRVEEHQHKNLRLIPYPKEGKFKVESVHADTLRDITVKTGHDNEKASHYYENEIVVTFDKKPAPEEMRRIEKDIGGSMTRKLNHTYIFRSETMDMKQLKRYFQKKWRPKYIEPHYLYLTNEFGGGFWDGGLFNNDASTGMQEDTPVIPNDLLFSEYQWNLPITETNRGWKLSKGSNDVIVGIVDTGVDLKHPDLKGRLLKGYNVINPDKAPTDDVGHGTHVAGIISANVNNGEGIAGMMWGGKILPVKALDKSGSGTTYSVAQGIIWATDHGAKVINMSLGNYADAQFLHEAIKYAYNHDVVLIAATGNDNTERPGYPAAYPEVLSVSATDFNLKKASFSNYGDYIDVMAPGESIASTYPDNQYAALSGTSMASPHVAALAALIRSINPDLKNTEVMDIIRKNVIDLGDAGRDKYYGYGQIDVFAALQAAGGGNAPLQFWPQSIQRKMDRVIDQNK is encoded by the coding sequence ATGAACTGGCGCAGATGGGCCGCGATCGGCTTGACGGGAGCCGCCGCCATTGCGGCGATTTCCCTGTTTCCGAGAACGGACAACGACGCAAGGCCAAGAAATCAAATTGCCAAACTCTCCGTACCGAAACCGGCGGAGGAACAGCAGTTGAAGCAAAACATGCTGCGGCGCGATGTCACCGCCACGGAACGCCTCTACCGCCTGGACGCCAAAGGGCATCTTCGCACCCTAGCTTCCGATTTTGCCCAGGCTCCATCCGGCAAGCTGCCGAATTCGGCCCGGGAGCTGCAAAAAGATCACAAGCAGTTTCAGGCGATTTTTTGGTACGATGCGGAAAACCGGCAGGAAAAGCAGTTTCGCCGCGCGGATTTCCGGCCGGACCCGGCGGTGAAAGAACAGCTCGATACGTACGTAAGTTACGCCCGCAAGGCGCTAAACAAAGCGAAGTCCTACGAATCTCCCGTGTTTCCGGCAAAACAGCCCAAATACTTTGTGTCGGCGGAGCCGGCCAAAACCGGAAAAAAGGGCGTTATCGCGATCATGGACGCCGGCATTTTGAGCCGTGTTGAAGAACATCAGCACAAAAATTTGCGGCTGATTCCCTACCCGAAGGAAGGTAAATTCAAAGTCGAATCCGTGCACGCCGACACGCTTCGCGACATCACCGTCAAAACCGGCCATGACAACGAAAAGGCAAGCCATTATTATGAGAACGAAATCGTAGTTACCTTCGACAAGAAGCCGGCGCCGGAGGAAATGCGGCGGATCGAAAAAGACATCGGCGGATCGATGACGCGGAAGCTCAACCATACGTATATTTTCCGCTCGGAAACGATGGACATGAAGCAGTTGAAGCGCTACTTCCAGAAAAAGTGGAGGCCCAAATATATCGAGCCGCATTATTTGTATCTTACCAATGAGTTCGGCGGCGGATTTTGGGACGGCGGTTTATTCAACAATGATGCGAGTACCGGGATGCAAGAGGATACGCCGGTAATTCCGAACGACCTGCTGTTCTCGGAATACCAATGGAACTTGCCGATCACGGAGACGAACCGGGGCTGGAAGCTGTCCAAAGGCAGCAACGACGTGATCGTGGGCATCGTGGACACCGGCGTGGACCTGAAGCATCCCGACCTGAAAGGACGGCTGCTGAAGGGCTACAACGTGATTAATCCCGACAAGGCACCGACGGACGATGTCGGCCACGGCACCCATGTCGCCGGCATCATTTCCGCCAACGTCAACAACGGCGAAGGGATCGCCGGGATGATGTGGGGCGGCAAAATCCTGCCGGTCAAAGCGCTCGACAAATCCGGCTCCGGGACGACCTATTCGGTGGCCCAGGGGATCATTTGGGCGACGGACCACGGGGCCAAGGTCATCAATATGAGCCTCGGCAACTATGCGGATGCCCAGTTTCTGCATGAGGCGATCAAATACGCTTATAATCATGACGTTGTGCTGATCGCCGCCACGGGCAACGACAATACGGAACGTCCGGGCTACCCGGCCGCTTATCCGGAGGTATTGTCCGTTTCCGCCACGGACTTTAACCTAAAGAAGGCTTCCTTCTCCAATTACGGGGACTACATTGACGTCATGGCCCCCGGCGAAAGCATTGCCAGCACCTATCCGGACAATCAATACGCCGCTTTATCCGGCACCTCGATGGCCAGCCCGCATGTGGCGGCCCTGGCGGCTTTGATCCGCTCGATCAATCCCGACCTGAAAAATACGGAGGTCATGGACATTATCCGTAAAAACGTGATCGATCTCGGCGATGCCGGGCGGGACAAATATTACGGATACGGACAGATCGACGTGTTCGCCGCGCTGCAGGCCGCCGGCGGCGGCAACGCTCCGCTCCAGTTCTGGCCGCAATCGATCCAGCGCAAAATGGACCGCGTAATCGATCAGAACAAGTAA
- a CDS encoding YpuI family protein: protein MPQANNIRQLCETAREQLKSAAGRIEAFLNHYSLPQLTEGQNEELGLFYKGLLSDLRHLLVYCEDCYEKLGIVLRRGTFDEEAAEKALYHVYHDCVNNFFYPKNESYSEDGRYAYTGQDAIRFRKKPSRPARDAVLDITRAFEELRDDLTYYESDYLIQLRLNRAHSK from the coding sequence ATGCCACAAGCCAATAACATCAGGCAACTTTGTGAAACTGCAAGGGAACAGCTTAAGAGCGCGGCCGGCCGGATCGAAGCGTTTTTGAACCATTATTCGCTGCCGCAGCTTACGGAAGGCCAAAACGAAGAGCTAGGTTTATTTTACAAGGGGTTGCTGTCGGACCTGCGGCATTTGCTCGTTTATTGCGAAGATTGCTATGAGAAGCTGGGGATCGTGCTTCGCCGCGGCACCTTTGATGAGGAAGCGGCCGAAAAAGCGCTGTATCATGTATATCACGACTGCGTAAATAACTTCTTCTATCCCAAAAACGAAAGTTACTCCGAGGACGGAAGATATGCATATACCGGGCAAGACGCCATCCGTTTCCGCAAGAAGCCGTCCCGTCCGGCGCGCGACGCCGTGCTCGACATTACCCGGGCGTTCGAGGAACTGCGCGATGATCTGACCTATTATGAAAGCGATTATTTGATTCAGCTTCGCTTGAACCGCGCTCATTCCAAATAA
- a CDS encoding DUF1540 domain-containing protein, whose amino-acid sequence MVKCSVSNCTYWGEKNVCNADVIMIDIDQHAGRHYKAEFAGETFDTEHRDTAVSSSATCCHTFKPKSS is encoded by the coding sequence ATGGTCAAATGCAGCGTCTCCAACTGCACGTATTGGGGAGAAAAAAACGTGTGCAACGCCGATGTGATTATGATCGATATTGACCAGCACGCGGGTAGACATTACAAAGCGGAATTTGCCGGCGAAACGTTCGATACGGAACATCGGGATACGGCAGTGTCGTCCTCGGCCACCTGCTGCCATACGTTTAAACCGAAATCGTCTTAA
- a CDS encoding lytic transglycosylase domain-containing protein, producing MQIDPRTLGQLIQLQTMNGLDLQGTSVERTAAHTDGSLFDILLQEIMLAEQGETGALDSSLPGYLPGNGLNLSEGLAMLSPSMANTDYADAVSAEPAEASALPVKAGDNIEALIARASQTYGVPESLIKAVIDTESSFNPTAVSSAGAKGLMQLMDGTARGLGVSDPFDPAQNIDGGTRYLSYQLSRFGGELKTALAAYNAGPGRLQRLGIGNDEQLMEKLHLLPQETQNYIRKILTAQAKYEV from the coding sequence ATGCAAATTGACCCGCGCACTTTGGGACAGCTCATTCAACTGCAGACGATGAACGGCCTGGATCTGCAGGGAACTTCGGTGGAGCGGACGGCCGCCCATACCGATGGTTCGTTGTTCGATATTCTGCTGCAGGAAATAATGTTGGCGGAGCAGGGGGAAACGGGCGCTTTAGATTCGTCTTTACCGGGATACCTCCCGGGAAACGGTTTGAATCTATCGGAGGGGCTGGCCATGCTATCGCCGTCCATGGCGAATACGGATTATGCGGACGCGGTTTCCGCAGAACCCGCGGAAGCTTCGGCGCTGCCGGTCAAAGCCGGAGATAATATCGAAGCGCTGATCGCCCGGGCCAGCCAAACTTACGGCGTTCCGGAAAGCCTGATCAAGGCGGTAATCGATACGGAATCTTCTTTTAATCCGACGGCAGTTTCGTCCGCAGGGGCCAAAGGGCTGATGCAGCTGATGGACGGAACGGCCCGGGGGCTTGGAGTCAGCGACCCGTTTGATCCGGCGCAAAACATCGACGGCGGCACCCGGTATTTGTCCTATCAGCTAAGCCGCTTCGGCGGTGAGTTGAAGACGGCGCTGGCGGCCTATAATGCCGGCCCGGGGCGTTTGCAAAGGCTGGGGATCGGCAACGACGAGCAGTTGATGGAGAAGCTGCATTTGCTCCCGCAGGAAACGCAAAACTATATCCGCAAAATTTTGACGGCGCAAGCCAAATACGAAGTCTGA
- a CDS encoding cysteine desulfurase family protein, with protein sequence MIYFDHAATTPPYKEVTETVAEVMARHYGNPSSLHRLGEESDRLLNKAREVCAAALSVNPKEIVFTGGATESNNTAIKGAALQYTNRGKHLITTETEHPSVYECCKQLESWGWEVTYLPVDADGLVAAEQVQAALRQDTVLVSVMHVNNETGTLQPVAEIGAMLKDKAPRVLFHVDGVQGFGKLPLAVKGSGIDLYSLSAHKLRGPKGVGLLYVREGLKLSPLLAGGGQEGGIRSGTENIPYIVAFAKALRLASEGQPSRAAKLGALKDRLLRGMIALPELLINTPGASAPHIVHFSYPGTKAEALLHMLEEEGFFVSTRSACSSRRSEPSRVLLAMGRSPEAASSGIRISLGEEHHEQDIDALLAALKKSVQRLQSLR encoded by the coding sequence ATGATTTATTTCGACCACGCGGCGACAACGCCTCCATACAAGGAAGTAACCGAAACGGTGGCCGAGGTCATGGCCCGCCATTACGGGAACCCGTCTTCCCTGCACCGGCTCGGCGAGGAAAGCGATAGGCTGCTGAACAAGGCCCGTGAGGTGTGCGCGGCGGCGCTGTCGGTAAACCCTAAGGAGATTGTCTTTACGGGCGGGGCCACGGAAAGCAACAATACGGCGATTAAAGGGGCGGCCCTGCAGTATACTAACCGGGGAAAACATCTGATCACGACGGAAACCGAGCATCCGTCGGTCTACGAATGCTGCAAGCAGCTTGAGTCCTGGGGCTGGGAGGTTACCTATCTGCCGGTCGATGCGGACGGTCTGGTCGCCGCGGAACAGGTGCAGGCGGCGCTTCGTCAAGACACCGTGCTCGTTTCGGTCATGCATGTCAATAATGAAACCGGGACGCTTCAGCCGGTGGCGGAAATCGGCGCGATGCTGAAGGATAAGGCGCCGCGGGTGTTGTTCCATGTGGACGGGGTGCAGGGATTCGGAAAGCTTCCGCTTGCGGTCAAAGGCTCCGGGATTGATTTATACAGCTTGTCCGCGCATAAACTAAGAGGGCCCAAAGGGGTCGGCCTGCTGTACGTCCGCGAAGGGCTGAAGCTGTCCCCGCTGCTGGCCGGCGGCGGCCAGGAAGGCGGTATACGCTCCGGTACGGAAAACATTCCTTATATCGTCGCTTTCGCCAAGGCGCTGCGTCTTGCGAGCGAAGGGCAGCCTAGCCGGGCCGCCAAACTCGGGGCGCTGAAGGATCGCCTGCTCCGGGGAATGATAGCGCTGCCCGAGCTTTTGATCAATACGCCGGGGGCTTCCGCGCCGCATATCGTTCATTTTTCGTACCCGGGAACGAAAGCGGAAGCGCTGCTCCATATGCTGGAGGAGGAAGGGTTTTTCGTATCGACCCGCTCGGCTTGTTCTTCCAGGCGAAGCGAACCGAGCCGTGTGCTGCTGGCCATGGGAAGAAGCCCGGAGGCGGCATCGTCCGGCATTCGCATCAGCCTGGGGGAAGAACACCACGAACAGGATATTGACGCTTTGCTCGCCGCACTGAAAAAATCGGTTCAGCGTCTGCAAAGCTTACGATAG